In Candidatus Bathyarchaeota archaeon, the following proteins share a genomic window:
- a CDS encoding 2-isopropylmalate synthase (catalyzes condensation of pyruvate and acetyl-CoA to form (R)-citramalate; functions in isoleucine synthesis; belongs to the alpha-IPM synthetase/homocitrate synthase family; it is difficult distinguishing these proteins from enzymes in that family), with product MRKTIFKKLEAQGLIANYNRLRKNLPPKLPDRVFIWDETLREGVESPTVFLTYVERVKLAKLLDEAGVSVINVGFPALSEEEKNAVKRITNEGFQQASIAASARATKSDIDACLDCNIKEIPIVTPFNGLNLQYRLKMSKEQVLKNTVECIEYAKRHGVTVDFVLEDASRTPLPDILQIFEAALKAGADRLVIADTVGFLRPLSMRYLVSHVRDSLKQSLGKEPPLSVHCHNDFGLATANTLAAVEEGVAYVHTGIAGFGERAGIAPLEEVVAALEILYNLDTGVDVKKLYRLAQQAEKTFALPIQFHKPIVGENAFAYEVEEHVEGMLAHPLIYEPFPPEMIEREAQLYISRSGGRQLVQKRLEAAGIKATPWQIDEIVRRIRGTQESLDKGGTQMIFYQIKKLMKELRRGLTEEDFWQIVEQVTKQKPKTPVPPVEVKEPSP from the coding sequence ATGCGGAAAACAATCTTTAAGAAGCTTGAGGCGCAAGGGTTAATAGCTAATTATAATCGTTTGAGGAAAAACCTTCCACCGAAACTTCCTGACAGAGTTTTTATTTGGGATGAAACCTTAAGAGAGGGTGTTGAATCCCCCACGGTGTTTTTGACTTATGTGGAAAGAGTTAAGTTAGCTAAACTTTTGGATGAAGCTGGAGTCTCCGTTATTAATGTCGGTTTCCCCGCGCTTTCAGAAGAGGAGAAGAATGCTGTTAAAAGAATAACCAACGAAGGTTTTCAGCAGGCCAGCATAGCCGCTTCAGCACGCGCCACAAAAAGTGATATAGACGCTTGCCTCGACTGCAACATAAAAGAAATTCCAATAGTTACCCCGTTTAATGGGCTTAACCTCCAGTATAGACTCAAAATGTCAAAGGAGCAAGTTCTAAAAAACACTGTCGAATGCATAGAATATGCAAAGAGACACGGTGTCACTGTTGATTTCGTTTTGGAGGACGCATCAAGAACGCCTCTGCCGGATATTCTGCAAATTTTTGAAGCTGCCCTTAAGGCTGGTGCTGACAGACTCGTCATCGCGGACACCGTGGGATTTTTAAGGCCTTTATCGATGCGTTATCTGGTTTCCCATGTCAGGGACAGCTTGAAACAATCTCTTGGCAAGGAACCGCCTCTTTCCGTTCACTGCCATAACGATTTTGGTTTAGCCACAGCGAACACTCTGGCAGCTGTAGAGGAGGGTGTTGCCTATGTCCATACAGGTATTGCCGGCTTTGGCGAAAGGGCTGGTATCGCCCCGTTGGAGGAGGTTGTCGCCGCCCTTGAAATATTATACAATCTAGATACTGGAGTAGATGTAAAAAAACTTTACAGACTTGCGCAACAGGCGGAGAAAACCTTCGCATTACCCATACAATTTCATAAGCCCATAGTCGGTGAAAATGCTTTTGCATATGAAGTTGAAGAACACGTCGAGGGAATGTTGGCTCACCCGCTTATATATGAACCATTCCCACCAGAAATGATTGAAAGAGAAGCGCAATTATACATCAGTCGAAGCGGTGGAAGACAACTAGTCCAAAAGCGCTTGGAAGCCGCTGGAATAAAGGCCACGCCTTGGCAAATAGATGAAATCGTTAGACGAATCAGAGGCACTCAGGAAAGCCTAGACAAGGGTGGAACTCAAATGATTTTCTACCAAATTAAAAAGTTAATGAAAGAATTGCGCAGAGGCCTAACAGAAGAGGATTTTTGGCAAATAGTGGAACAAGTTACAAAACAAAAGCCCAAGACACCGGTGCCACCAGTGGAGGTTAAGGAACCAAGCCCTTAG